The Cellulomonas fulva genome includes a window with the following:
- a CDS encoding ABC transporter ATP-binding protein: MSVETAPAASAEPTSEPMVLVEHVSRTYGSGDGAVHAVRDVSFAVHPGELVVLVGRSGSGKTTLLNMVGGLDKPDEGRVVVDGREVSSLGERGLVELRRDVVSFVFQTFGLVPVLSAAENVGVPLRLRKIAPKARDERVALLLDLVGLGDHANQRPGELSGGQQQRVAIARALANSPRLLVADEPTGQLDSQTGVAIMGLLRAVVEAERTTAVIATHDPVMMALADRVIRVQDGVLVD; encoded by the coding sequence ATGAGCGTCGAGACCGCGCCGGCGGCGAGCGCCGAGCCGACGAGCGAGCCCATGGTGCTCGTCGAGCACGTGTCCCGCACCTACGGCTCGGGGGACGGGGCGGTGCACGCGGTGCGCGACGTGTCGTTCGCGGTGCACCCGGGCGAGCTCGTCGTGCTCGTCGGACGCTCGGGATCCGGCAAGACGACCCTGCTCAACATGGTGGGCGGGCTCGACAAGCCCGACGAGGGCCGCGTCGTGGTCGACGGGCGGGAGGTCTCCTCGCTCGGCGAGCGCGGGCTCGTCGAGCTGCGCCGCGACGTCGTGTCGTTCGTCTTCCAGACGTTCGGGCTCGTGCCCGTGCTCTCGGCGGCGGAGAACGTCGGCGTCCCGCTGCGGCTGCGCAAGATCGCGCCGAAGGCGCGCGACGAGCGCGTCGCGCTGCTGCTCGACCTCGTCGGGCTGGGCGACCACGCGAACCAGCGGCCGGGCGAGCTGTCGGGCGGTCAGCAGCAGCGGGTCGCGATCGCGCGCGCGCTCGCGAACTCACCGCGCCTGCTCGTCGCCGACGAGCCGACCGGTCAGCTCGACTCGCAGACCGGCGTCGCGATCATGGGCCTGCTGCGTGCCGTCGTCGAGGCCGAGCGGACCACGGCCGTCATCGCGACGCACGACCCGGTGATGATGGCGCTCGCCGACCGCGTGATCCGCGTCCAGGACGGCGTCCTGGTCGACTGA
- a CDS encoding TM2 domain-containing protein, whose protein sequence is MTYPAAPLPDTSQKNLLVATLLCFFLGTLGVHRFYVGKVGTGIAMIFTLGGLGIWTLIDFIMLLVQAFKDSDGQTLRWTSVNS, encoded by the coding sequence ATGACCTACCCCGCCGCGCCGCTGCCCGACACGAGCCAGAAGAACCTGCTCGTCGCCACCCTCCTGTGCTTCTTCCTGGGCACGCTGGGTGTCCACCGCTTCTACGTCGGCAAGGTCGGGACGGGCATCGCGATGATCTTCACGCTCGGCGGACTCGGCATCTGGACGCTGATCGACTTCATCATGCTGCTGGTCCAGGCGTTCAAGGACTCGGACGGCCAGACGCTTCGCTGGACGTCGGTCAACAGCTGA
- a CDS encoding PhoH family protein has product MVSSAAQQGTSASTDPSSPDEGRRTHVLDTSVLLSDPRAIYRFAEHDVVLPVVVISELEAKRHHAELGYFARSALRMLDDLRIQHGGLDQAIPLGDLGGTLRVELNHTDPTVLPAGFRLGDNDTRILAVAANLGAEGHDVTVVSKDLPMRVKASAVGLRAEEYRHELAVESGWTGMDALDLAEQQMAQLWEHESLPLADVMPVADLRGAPGATTSPGDLPCHTGLVLHSPRGSALGRVTADKHIKLVRGDQDVFGVHGRSAEQRIAIDLLLDEEVGIVSLGGRAGTGKSALALCAGLEAVLERRQHRKVMVFRPLYAVGGQELGYLPGSEAEKMNPWAQAVFDTLGALVSKEVVEEVLDRDILEVLPLTHIRGRSLHDAYVIVDEAQSLERNVLLTVLSRIGQSSRVVLTHDVAQRDNLRVGRHDGIAAVIEALKGHPLFAHVTLTRSERSPVAALVTELLEGIEA; this is encoded by the coding sequence GTGGTCAGCAGCGCAGCTCAGCAGGGAACGTCCGCCTCGACCGACCCGTCGTCGCCCGACGAGGGCCGCAGGACGCACGTGCTCGACACCTCGGTCCTGCTGTCCGACCCGCGGGCGATCTACCGCTTCGCGGAGCACGACGTCGTCCTCCCGGTCGTGGTGATCTCGGAGCTCGAGGCCAAGCGGCACCACGCGGAGCTCGGCTACTTCGCCCGCTCCGCGCTGCGGATGCTGGACGACCTGCGGATCCAGCACGGCGGGCTCGACCAGGCGATCCCGCTCGGGGACCTGGGCGGGACGCTGCGCGTCGAGCTCAACCACACCGACCCGACGGTGCTCCCGGCAGGTTTCCGCCTGGGTGACAACGACACCCGCATCCTCGCGGTCGCGGCGAACCTCGGCGCAGAGGGCCACGACGTCACGGTGGTCTCCAAGGACCTGCCGATGCGGGTCAAGGCCTCGGCGGTCGGGCTGCGTGCCGAGGAGTACCGGCACGAGCTCGCGGTCGAGTCGGGCTGGACGGGCATGGACGCGCTCGACCTGGCCGAGCAGCAGATGGCCCAGCTGTGGGAGCACGAGTCCCTGCCGCTCGCGGACGTCATGCCGGTGGCGGACCTGCGAGGGGCACCGGGTGCGACGACGAGCCCCGGCGACCTGCCGTGCCACACCGGTCTGGTGCTGCACAGCCCGCGCGGCTCGGCGCTCGGCCGGGTCACCGCGGACAAGCACATCAAGCTCGTCCGGGGCGACCAGGACGTGTTCGGCGTGCACGGCCGCAGCGCCGAGCAGCGGATCGCGATCGACCTGCTGCTCGACGAGGAGGTCGGCATCGTCTCGCTGGGCGGGCGCGCGGGCACCGGGAAGTCCGCGCTCGCGCTGTGCGCGGGCCTCGAGGCGGTGCTCGAGCGCCGGCAGCACCGCAAGGTCATGGTGTTCCGGCCGCTGTACGCGGTCGGTGGGCAGGAGCTGGGCTACCTGCCGGGCTCCGAGGCCGAGAAGATGAACCCCTGGGCGCAGGCGGTGTTCGACACGCTCGGCGCGCTGGTGAGCAAGGAGGTCGTCGAGGAGGTCCTGGACCGCGACATCCTCGAGGTCCTGCCGCTCACGCACATCCGCGGCCGCTCGCTGCACGACGCGTACGTGATCGTCGACGAGGCGCAGTCGCTCGAGCGCAACGTCCTGCTCACGGTGCTGTCCCGCATCGGCCAGTCGTCGCGCGTCGTGCTCACGCACGACGTCGCGCAGCGCGACAACCTCCGTGTGGGCCGGCACGACGGCATCGCCGCGGTCATCGAGGCGCTCAAGGGCCACCCGCTGTTCGCCCACGTGACGCTGACCCGCTCGGAGCGCTCGCCCGTCGCCGCGCTGGTCACCGAGCTGCTGGAGGGCATCGAGGCGTGA
- a CDS encoding isoprenyl transferase, giving the protein MRMPHLLYGLYERRLAASLPADRAPRHVGVILDGNRRWARSIGKSAATGHQRGADKIAELLGWSEDVGVEVVTLWMLSTDNLQRPPEELADLLAIIEDAVRDLAATRRWRLQAVGSLELLPERTAAALRAAEAATRDVVGLHVNVAVGYGGRREIADAVRSYLRAASAAGASLDEMAESFDVEHIAAHLYTKGQPDPDLVIRTSGEQRLGGFLLWQSAHSEFYFCEAYWPDFRRVDFLRAVRAYAARERRLGR; this is encoded by the coding sequence GTGCGCATGCCCCACCTGCTCTACGGGCTGTACGAGCGCCGGCTCGCCGCGTCGCTGCCGGCCGACCGTGCACCGCGGCACGTGGGGGTCATCCTGGACGGCAACCGCCGGTGGGCGCGGTCGATCGGCAAGTCGGCCGCGACGGGGCACCAGCGCGGGGCGGACAAGATCGCCGAGCTGCTCGGGTGGAGCGAGGACGTCGGCGTCGAGGTCGTCACGTTGTGGATGCTCTCCACGGACAACCTCCAGCGGCCGCCCGAGGAGCTCGCGGACCTGCTCGCGATCATCGAGGACGCCGTGCGCGACCTGGCCGCGACCCGGCGCTGGCGGCTGCAGGCGGTGGGCTCGCTCGAGCTGCTCCCGGAGCGCACCGCGGCGGCCCTGCGCGCGGCCGAGGCGGCGACGCGCGACGTCGTCGGGCTGCACGTCAACGTGGCCGTGGGCTACGGGGGGCGCCGCGAGATCGCCGACGCCGTGCGCTCCTACCTGCGCGCCGCGTCGGCCGCGGGGGCGAGCCTGGACGAGATGGCGGAGTCGTTCGACGTCGAGCACATCGCCGCGCACCTCTACACCAAGGGCCAGCCGGACCCGGACCTGGTGATCCGCACGTCGGGGGAGCAGCGGCTCGGCGGATTCCTGCTGTGGCAGTCGGCGCACTCGGAGTTCTACTTCTGCGAGGCCTACTGGCCCGACTTCCGCCGCGTCGACTTCCTGCGCGCGGTCCGCGCCTACGCCGCCCGCGAACGCCGCCTAGGCCGCTGA
- the trhA gene encoding PAQR family membrane homeostasis protein TrhA: MTATPDPATSDPLAPEPSGPVARAVEQVTDAVKPHLRGWIHAGVAPFVLAASIVLVVLSPTPAATWSTAVFGLSAVMLFGTSAVYHRGHWSPRVAGVLRRLDHTNIFLIIAGTYTPLAVLLLPTSTARTLLVVVWSGALLGLLARVFWLGAPRWLYVPIYVALGWVAVAFLPQFYRSGGPAIMWLVIAGGLAYTLGAVVYGIKRPNPSPRWFGFHEIFHALTVVGFTCHYVAVSIASYASA, translated from the coding sequence ATGACCGCGACCCCGGACCCGGCCACCTCGGACCCGCTCGCCCCTGAGCCGTCCGGACCGGTCGCGCGCGCCGTGGAGCAGGTCACCGACGCGGTCAAGCCGCACCTGCGCGGCTGGATCCACGCCGGCGTCGCCCCGTTCGTCCTCGCGGCGTCCATCGTGCTCGTCGTGCTCTCCCCCACGCCCGCCGCCACGTGGTCCACCGCGGTGTTCGGGCTGTCCGCCGTGATGCTGTTCGGCACCAGCGCGGTCTACCACCGCGGGCACTGGTCGCCGCGCGTCGCGGGCGTGCTGCGCCGCCTCGACCACACCAACATCTTCCTCATCATCGCGGGCACCTACACGCCGCTCGCGGTGCTCCTGCTCCCGACGAGCACCGCGCGCACGCTCCTCGTCGTGGTGTGGTCCGGCGCGCTGCTCGGGCTGCTGGCGCGCGTGTTCTGGCTCGGTGCGCCGCGGTGGCTCTACGTGCCCATCTACGTGGCGCTCGGCTGGGTCGCGGTCGCGTTCCTGCCGCAGTTCTACCGCTCGGGCGGCCCGGCGATCATGTGGCTCGTCATCGCCGGCGGGCTCGCGTACACGCTCGGCGCGGTCGTCTACGGCATCAAGCGGCCCAACCCCAGCCCGCGCTGGTTCGGGTTCCACGAGATCTTCCACGCGCTCACGGTCGTGGGCTTCACGTGCCACTACGTCGCGGTGTCGATCGCGAGCTACGCCTCGGCGTGA
- a CDS encoding carbon-nitrogen hydrolase family protein, with the protein MSAPQPPRRPAVRVTLGQVAATDDHAANREAARDALDVAGGVHADLLVLPEYASAFHRAGVGREHAQPLGGPFVTALRERAAATGTAVLAGTTLPGTDADPRAVNAVVAVDGAGALVGTYRKVHLYDAFGTRESDRLQPGPADAPPLVLDVAGLRFGVLTCYDLRFPESARRLVDAGAEVLVVPAAWADGPLKAMHWRTLAIARAIENTCAVVAVGMAGKGVVGRSLVVGPDGVVGLELGPDPALRTVDLDPEELREVRVGNPSLANRRYAVVPV; encoded by the coding sequence GTGAGCGCGCCGCAGCCCCCGCGCCGGCCCGCGGTCCGGGTGACGCTCGGGCAGGTCGCCGCGACCGACGACCACGCCGCCAACCGGGAGGCCGCGCGCGACGCGCTCGACGTCGCGGGCGGGGTGCACGCCGACCTGCTCGTGCTGCCCGAGTACGCCTCGGCGTTCCACCGCGCGGGCGTGGGCCGCGAGCACGCGCAACCGCTCGGCGGCCCCTTCGTGACCGCGCTGCGCGAGCGGGCCGCCGCCACGGGCACCGCGGTGCTGGCCGGCACGACCCTGCCCGGCACGGACGCCGACCCGCGCGCGGTGAACGCCGTCGTCGCGGTGGACGGGGCGGGCGCGCTCGTCGGGACGTACCGGAAGGTGCACCTGTACGACGCGTTCGGCACCCGCGAGTCCGACCGGCTGCAGCCCGGACCGGCGGACGCCCCGCCGCTGGTGCTGGACGTCGCCGGACTGCGGTTCGGCGTGCTGACCTGCTACGACCTGCGCTTCCCCGAGTCCGCGCGGCGGCTGGTGGACGCGGGTGCGGAGGTGCTCGTCGTGCCGGCCGCGTGGGCCGACGGCCCGCTCAAGGCGATGCACTGGCGGACGCTCGCGATCGCGCGCGCGATCGAGAACACGTGCGCGGTGGTGGCGGTCGGGATGGCGGGCAAAGGCGTGGTCGGACGGTCGCTCGTCGTGGGACCGGACGGCGTGGTCGGCCTGGAGCTGGGGCCGGACCCGGCGTTGCGCACGGTGGACCTCGACCCGGAGGAGCTGCGCGAGGTGCGGGTGGGCAACCCGTCGCTCGCGAACCGGCGGTACGCGGTGGTCCCCGTCTGA
- the mca gene encoding mycothiol conjugate amidase Mca, with protein MAVHAHPDDESSKGAATTARYAAEGVEVLVVTCTGGERGDVLNAAYGAVEGGIEGMRAVRRVEMAEAAAALGVRQHWLGFVDSGLPEGDPLPPLPEGCFALVPLEEATAPLVEIVREFRPHVMTTYDPTGGYPHPDHVMCHRVSVEAFAAAGDPERYRGRGEPWTPLKLYYNHGFSLARLRAVHEAILEAGGESPFGDWIESRQAREIPEREVTTRIECAAYFDQRDAALRAHATQIDPAGFFFAVPREVEVERWSTEEYELAESRVRTALPEDDLFAGVREALR; from the coding sequence ATGGCGGTCCACGCCCACCCGGACGACGAGTCCAGCAAGGGCGCCGCCACCACGGCGCGCTACGCCGCCGAGGGCGTCGAGGTGCTCGTCGTGACGTGCACGGGCGGCGAGCGCGGCGACGTGCTCAACGCCGCGTACGGCGCCGTGGAGGGCGGGATCGAGGGCATGCGCGCGGTCCGGCGCGTGGAGATGGCGGAGGCGGCCGCGGCGCTGGGCGTGCGCCAGCACTGGCTCGGCTTCGTCGACTCCGGCCTGCCGGAGGGCGACCCGCTGCCGCCGCTGCCCGAGGGCTGCTTCGCGCTGGTGCCGCTCGAGGAGGCGACCGCGCCGCTCGTCGAGATCGTCCGCGAGTTCCGGCCGCACGTCATGACGACGTACGACCCGACGGGCGGCTACCCGCACCCCGACCACGTGATGTGCCACCGCGTCTCGGTCGAGGCGTTCGCCGCCGCGGGTGACCCCGAGCGCTATCGCGGGCGCGGCGAGCCGTGGACCCCGCTCAAGCTCTACTACAACCACGGCTTCTCGCTCGCGCGGCTGCGCGCGGTCCACGAGGCGATCCTCGAGGCCGGCGGCGAGTCGCCGTTCGGCGACTGGATCGAGTCGCGCCAGGCGCGGGAGATCCCCGAGCGCGAGGTGACGACCCGGATCGAGTGCGCCGCGTACTTCGACCAGCGGGACGCGGCGCTGCGGGCGCACGCGACCCAGATCGACCCCGCCGGCTTCTTCTTCGCGGTGCCGCGGGAGGTCGAGGTCGAGAGGTGGTCGACCGAGGAGTACGAGCTCGCCGAGTCGCGCGTGCGCACCGCGCTGCCGGAGGACGACCTGTTCGCGGGCGTCCGCGAGGCCCTGCGGTGA
- a CDS encoding DUF4307 domain-containing protein: MTSSSPALPPGRYGPEPGRGSRWARVLVVGGAVLVGLVVVAFLATGALRDPVQWKDVGFSVHDAGSMDVTFEVTKDPEATAVCRVQGLSQSYAEVGVQEVEIGPGARTQRVTVTVPTAELAVSATVDTCELAEG, translated from the coding sequence GTGACGAGCAGCTCACCGGCGCTCCCGCCCGGCCGCTACGGCCCGGAGCCGGGACGTGGCTCCCGGTGGGCGCGCGTGCTCGTCGTCGGCGGCGCGGTGCTCGTCGGGCTCGTCGTCGTGGCGTTCCTCGCCACCGGCGCGCTGCGCGACCCGGTGCAGTGGAAGGACGTCGGCTTCTCGGTGCACGACGCGGGGTCCATGGACGTCACGTTCGAGGTCACCAAGGACCCCGAGGCGACCGCGGTGTGCCGCGTCCAGGGGCTGTCCCAGTCCTACGCCGAGGTCGGCGTCCAGGAGGTCGAGATCGGCCCCGGCGCCCGCACCCAGCGGGTGACCGTGACGGTGCCCACCGCGGAGCTCGCGGTGTCCGCCACCGTCGACACGTGCGAGCTCGCCGAGGGCTGA
- the greA gene encoding transcription elongation factor GreA: MTDTTAATWLTQEAYDRLSAELEELKGPRREEITQRISAARDEGDLKENGGYHAAREEQGKNEARIRELEAKLRNVQIGTPPDDGVVEPGMVVTALVAGDEERFLLGSREMAGTTDIQVFSPTSPLGASINGRSVGETVSYEAPNGREITVKIVDAKPFQG, from the coding sequence GTGACCGACACGACTGCGGCCACATGGCTGACGCAGGAGGCCTACGACCGCCTCAGCGCCGAGCTCGAGGAGCTCAAGGGTCCCCGGCGTGAGGAGATCACGCAGCGCATCTCCGCGGCGCGCGACGAGGGCGACCTCAAGGAGAACGGCGGCTACCACGCGGCCCGCGAGGAGCAGGGCAAGAACGAGGCGCGCATCCGCGAGCTCGAGGCCAAGCTGCGCAACGTCCAGATCGGCACGCCCCCCGACGACGGGGTCGTCGAGCCGGGGATGGTCGTGACCGCGCTGGTCGCGGGCGACGAGGAGCGGTTCCTGCTCGGCTCGCGCGAGATGGCCGGCACCACGGACATCCAGGTGTTCTCCCCGACGTCGCCGCTCGGCGCGTCGATCAACGGCCGCTCGGTCGGCGAGACCGTGAGCTACGAGGCGCCCAACGGCCGCGAGATCACGGTCAAGATCGTCGACGCGAAGCCCTTCCAGGGCTGA
- the ilvA gene encoding threonine ammonia-lyase, with product MTTIDDVRRAAALLDGVAERTPVETSRALSEIAGVPVLLKCENLQRAGSFKIRGAYTRMSGLSDDEKAHGVVAASAGNHAQGVALAARLLGLDAVVFMPVDAALPKIAATREYGARVELAGTSVDEALQHARQYAARTGAALIHPFDHPDVLAGQGTVGLEIVEQVPDVATVIVPVGGGGLAAGVVTALAALRPDVRVVGVQAAHAAAYPASLAAGRPQRAPELRTMADGIAIGLPGDVPFDVLARAGTEIRTVSEEDLSRALLLVAERAKLLVEPSGAAAVAALMAAPGEFEGPVVAILSGGNIDPQVLLRVVRHGLASAGRFLWLHLRIADRPGALADLLRDLAATGSNVMHVSHVRTQGELAVDEVAIEVQVETKGPDHCASVLATLRGQGYRLTD from the coding sequence GTGACCACGATCGACGACGTGCGTCGTGCCGCGGCGCTGCTCGACGGCGTGGCCGAGCGCACCCCGGTGGAGACCAGCCGCGCCCTCTCGGAGATCGCGGGCGTCCCCGTGCTCCTCAAGTGCGAGAACCTGCAGCGCGCTGGCTCGTTCAAGATCCGCGGCGCGTACACCCGGATGTCCGGTCTGTCGGACGACGAGAAGGCGCACGGCGTGGTGGCCGCGAGCGCGGGCAACCACGCGCAGGGCGTCGCCCTCGCGGCACGGCTGCTCGGCCTCGACGCAGTGGTCTTCATGCCCGTGGACGCCGCGCTGCCCAAGATCGCGGCGACGCGCGAGTACGGCGCGCGCGTCGAGCTCGCGGGCACCAGCGTCGACGAGGCGCTGCAGCACGCCCGGCAGTACGCCGCCCGCACCGGCGCGGCGCTCATCCACCCGTTCGACCACCCCGACGTGCTCGCGGGGCAGGGGACGGTCGGCCTCGAGATCGTCGAGCAGGTGCCGGACGTGGCGACGGTGATCGTGCCTGTGGGCGGCGGCGGTCTGGCGGCCGGCGTGGTCACCGCGCTCGCGGCCCTGCGGCCGGACGTCCGGGTGGTCGGCGTCCAGGCCGCGCACGCCGCGGCGTACCCGGCCTCGCTCGCGGCCGGTCGGCCGCAGCGCGCGCCGGAGCTGCGCACCATGGCCGACGGGATCGCGATCGGGCTGCCCGGCGACGTGCCGTTCGACGTCCTCGCCCGCGCGGGCACGGAGATCCGCACGGTCTCGGAGGAGGACCTGTCCCGCGCGCTCCTGCTGGTGGCCGAGCGGGCGAAGCTGCTCGTGGAGCCCTCGGGGGCCGCGGCCGTCGCCGCCCTGATGGCGGCTCCGGGCGAGTTCGAGGGCCCGGTCGTGGCGATCCTGTCCGGCGGCAACATCGACCCGCAGGTGCTGCTGCGCGTGGTGCGGCACGGGCTCGCGTCGGCGGGCCGGTTCCTGTGGCTGCACCTGCGCATCGCCGACCGGCCGGGCGCGCTGGCGGACCTGCTGCGCGACCTCGCGGCCACCGGCTCCAACGTCATGCACGTGTCGCACGTGCGCACGCAGGGCGAGCTCGCGGTCGACGAGGTCGCGATCGAGGTGCAGGTCGAGACCAAGGGTCCCGACCACTGCGCCAGCGTGCTCGCCACGCTGCGCGGCCAGGGCTACCGGCTCACCGACTGA
- a CDS encoding AI-2E family transporter: protein MTPTREPAPAAQQQTAPVTSAGPPEPAAAAGQGGTVGTDPAQAVPISVRRAAEWSWRLILIAVATVVVVALIAYLKLVVVPVAVALLLAVLLHPVVTFLHGRARLGKAAAAGIAVVGMVVLVVGLLVLAGRSVVVGMADLWDQAQQGIDQVMTWLAEGPLQLSTDNLQGWIDQAQEAASANSSTIAAGALHATVTIGHVLAGAVIALFCTFFFLLDGRSIWSWVVGLLPRGSREHVHQAGRRGLVTLGAYTRTQILVAAVDATGIGVGAAILQVPLAFPLAILVFLGSFIPIVGAVVTGAVAVLVALVAHGPVVALIMLAVVLGVQQLEGHVLQPFLMGHAVSLHPVAVLLGVAAGSFMAGILGALFAVPVIAVLNTVILYLHGHDKFPQLGHDDHVALRGRGHPVLDRAIAQMAEQEVERAATGDQVDLGEEPATGAETGAATDLDDAGGGEPGARDGRRGGDDEAGTLR, encoded by the coding sequence ATGACGCCCACGCGTGAGCCGGCCCCGGCCGCCCAGCAGCAGACCGCACCGGTCACCAGCGCCGGACCGCCCGAGCCGGCCGCGGCCGCGGGCCAGGGGGGCACGGTGGGGACGGACCCGGCGCAGGCCGTGCCGATCTCGGTGCGCCGCGCCGCCGAGTGGTCCTGGCGGCTCATCCTGATCGCCGTCGCGACGGTCGTGGTCGTCGCGCTGATCGCCTACCTCAAGCTCGTCGTGGTGCCGGTGGCGGTCGCGCTGCTGCTGGCTGTGCTGCTGCACCCCGTCGTGACGTTCCTGCACGGGCGCGCCCGGCTCGGGAAGGCGGCGGCGGCCGGCATCGCGGTGGTCGGGATGGTCGTGCTCGTCGTGGGCCTGCTGGTCCTGGCCGGACGCTCGGTGGTCGTCGGCATGGCGGACCTGTGGGACCAGGCGCAGCAGGGCATCGACCAGGTGATGACCTGGCTCGCGGAGGGCCCGCTGCAGCTGTCGACCGACAACCTGCAGGGCTGGATCGACCAGGCGCAGGAGGCGGCCTCGGCCAACAGCTCGACCATCGCCGCGGGCGCGCTGCACGCCACGGTGACGATCGGGCACGTCCTGGCGGGCGCCGTGATCGCGCTGTTCTGCACGTTCTTCTTCCTGCTCGACGGCCGCTCGATCTGGTCCTGGGTCGTCGGCCTGCTGCCGCGGGGCTCGCGCGAGCACGTGCACCAGGCCGGCCGGCGCGGGCTCGTCACCCTGGGCGCCTACACCCGCACGCAGATCCTCGTGGCGGCGGTGGACGCGACCGGCATCGGCGTGGGCGCGGCGATCCTGCAGGTGCCGCTCGCCTTCCCGCTCGCCATCCTGGTGTTCCTCGGGTCGTTCATCCCGATCGTCGGTGCGGTGGTCACCGGGGCCGTCGCGGTGCTCGTCGCGCTCGTCGCGCACGGACCGGTGGTCGCGCTGATCATGCTCGCGGTCGTCCTGGGGGTCCAGCAGCTCGAGGGGCACGTGCTGCAGCCGTTCCTCATGGGTCACGCGGTCTCGCTGCACCCGGTCGCGGTGCTGCTGGGCGTGGCGGCGGGCTCGTTCATGGCGGGGATCCTCGGCGCGCTGTTCGCGGTGCCGGTCATCGCCGTGCTCAACACCGTGATCCTGTACCTGCACGGGCACGACAAGTTCCCCCAGCTCGGTCACGACGACCACGTGGCGCTCCGCGGCCGCGGCCATCCCGTGCTCGACCGGGCGATCGCGCAGATGGCCGAGCAGGAGGTCGAGCGTGCCGCGACCGGGGACCAGGTCGACCTCGGCGAGGAGCCGGCCACGGGCGCGGAGACGGGGGCCGCCACGGACCTCGACGACGCGGGTGGCGGCGAGCCGGGCGCCCGCGACGGCCGGCGCGGGGGCGACGACGAGGCCGGCACCCTGCGGTGA
- the msrA gene encoding peptide-methionine (S)-S-oxide reductase MsrA gives MTNFGSLFGSALRSTMVSPERALSGRDGYRYEIPATHTVLGTPLQGPWPEGTATLYVAMGCFWGAERAFWQLPGVVTTAVGYQGGFTPFPSYQEVCTGMTGHTETVLVAYDPTVVSHTDVLQKFWESHDPTQGYRQGNDVGTQYRSAVFTTSPEQAEAARTTREAYQPRLTAAGYGAITTEVRTADEAGTFFYAEDYHQQYLDKNPGGYCGLGGTGVSCPLPTGA, from the coding sequence ATGACGAACTTCGGATCGCTGTTCGGCTCGGCGCTGCGCTCGACGATGGTCTCGCCCGAGCGCGCGCTGTCCGGCCGCGACGGCTACCGCTACGAGATCCCGGCCACCCACACCGTGCTCGGGACGCCGCTGCAGGGTCCGTGGCCGGAGGGCACCGCGACGCTCTACGTGGCGATGGGGTGCTTCTGGGGAGCCGAGCGCGCCTTCTGGCAGCTGCCGGGCGTGGTGACCACCGCCGTCGGGTACCAGGGCGGGTTCACGCCGTTCCCGAGCTACCAGGAGGTGTGCACCGGGATGACCGGGCACACCGAGACGGTCCTGGTCGCCTACGACCCGACCGTGGTCAGCCACACCGACGTCCTGCAGAAGTTCTGGGAGTCGCACGACCCCACGCAGGGCTACCGCCAGGGCAACGACGTCGGCACGCAGTACCGCTCCGCGGTGTTCACGACGAGCCCCGAGCAGGCCGAGGCCGCGCGCACCACGCGCGAGGCGTACCAGCCGCGCTTGACCGCCGCGGGGTACGGCGCCATCACCACCGAGGTGCGGACGGCCGACGAGGCGGGCACGTTCTTCTACGCCGAGGACTACCACCAGCAGTACCTGGACAAGAACCCGGGCGGCTACTGCGGCCTCGGCGGCACGGGTGTCTCCTGCCCCCTGCCGACCGGCGCCTAG
- a CDS encoding Rdx family protein: MAGAAGGDDEAAPGRVVVWDRARDGGFPDVVELKRRIRDVVAPDKPLGHADRLAETDGTGD; the protein is encoded by the coding sequence GTGGCCGGTGCGGCGGGCGGCGACGACGAGGCGGCGCCCGGACGCGTCGTCGTGTGGGACCGGGCGCGCGACGGCGGGTTCCCCGACGTGGTGGAGCTCAAGCGCCGGATCCGCGACGTCGTCGCGCCGGACAAGCCGCTCGGGCACGCCGACCGCCTCGCCGAGACCGACGGGACGGGTGACTAG
- a CDS encoding FKBP-type peptidyl-prolyl cis-trans isomerase, producing the protein MSAALPEVSGSFGEKPTLTFPDAAPSGELEVLVLSRGDGELVEAGDDIEVHYLGQSWQGGVFDNSYDRRSSINFPIGVGAVIAGWDEGLVGQQVGSRVLLSIPSHLGYGDRGVPQAGIKGGDTLVFVVDVVGTKR; encoded by the coding sequence ATGTCCGCTGCCCTGCCCGAGGTGTCCGGCTCGTTCGGCGAGAAGCCGACCCTGACGTTCCCCGACGCGGCTCCGTCCGGCGAGCTCGAGGTCCTGGTCCTGAGCCGCGGCGACGGCGAGCTGGTCGAGGCCGGCGACGACATCGAGGTGCACTACCTCGGCCAGTCGTGGCAGGGCGGGGTCTTCGACAACTCGTACGACCGTCGCTCCTCGATCAACTTCCCGATCGGCGTCGGCGCGGTCATCGCCGGCTGGGACGAGGGGCTGGTCGGCCAGCAGGTCGGCTCGCGCGTGCTGCTGTCGATCCCGTCGCACCTGGGCTACGGCGACCGCGGCGTCCCGCAGGCCGGGATCAAGGGCGGCGACACCCTCGTGTTCGTCGTCGACGTCGTCGGGACCAAGCGCTGA